Genomic DNA from Heteronotia binoei isolate CCM8104 ecotype False Entrance Well chromosome 8, APGP_CSIRO_Hbin_v1, whole genome shotgun sequence:
ctcatgtttgtggctgctaaatttgcaatagctctagtttggaaacaacactctcccccctcacgacaaacttggtggttaaaattgtgggattattttgcactggataagctcacttatgacttaggccctcatcgttcccaacaaattgcttcctcaaattttatagaaaaatggcgacctttcattgataaagtttatgctgataatagaatccccaatgcctcataccacactatattgatgtcctgtcaattactttcgtaactgcactctgtaatgtttcatggtgtcatgttttgatatttgatatttgatgcatactcatggttttcgtttgttatatctgtatcgcacttcttaactcaataaagcattcttaagttaaaaaaaaggggggggggaaggagagcccaccacctcccagggaggaagcctgttccactgaggaactgctctaacagtcaggaagttcttcctaatgttaagccagaaactcttgtGATTTACATATATATTCTTGAGGGGTCAGTTACTTGCTTAGTCCCCTGAGGACCCAATCCCCTAAGAAAGTGACTGAGGCAGCCCCCCCAAACTCAGGTTCCCTACCAGAATGAGGCACCTGAAGCCTCTCCCccctcagggttgccaatctccaggtgggggcaggggatcccccggattggaaGCCCTCcctttgcttcagggtcatcagaaacgggggagggggggagaggaaggaaatgcttgctgggcactccattattccctgtggagactgattcccataaggtatcatggagaattgatctgtgggcatctgaggctctgggcaggctgttttttgaggtagaggcaccaagttttcagcgtAGCAttcggtacctctcctcaaaacaccctccaaatttctaaaacattggaccagggggttcaattttgtgagccccccaaaaagttgcccctttccttccttatttccaaatggagggaaggcattttaaaaggtgtgcggtccctttaaatgtgattgccagaacttacTTCggtgttcaattgtgcttgtcatacccttgctcctggctccacccccaaaatctcctacctccacccccaaattccccagatatttcttgagtcaaaccCAGCGAGCCTACCCAAAAGCTGCATGAACACAAAAGACGCACACCAAGCGTTCTTTGCTCAGAAGATTTATTCTCCTCCCTGGGAGTGAGAGACATGAGAGAAGGCAGAAGCTGCCCAGAAGCTGCAGAAGACCTGCACAGCATGCAACCCATTAAAcccctaaaatcatagaatcctagagttggaagggacctccagggtcatctagtccagccccctgcacaatacaggaaacgcacaaatacctcccccctcaattcacaggatctgcattgctgtcactGAGCAGCAATGCTCTGTTTGCACATGTTTAATCTCATGCATGCACGCTTCGCTATCAGAGATGAGCTAAGTGGCCCACGCTTTAAGCAAAGCTCCTATTCAGCGTGGCCTAGAAGAATCTTCTCTCTGAACGCATTTCTCTGTTTCACGACGAGGGGTTGCATGTCTGACGCAAGAAAACAGGAAAGGTTTCCAATCTGGTGGTGAAGATTTCAAGGAGAAGAGGTCAACTCGCTCTCCGAGGGGAAAACCTGGCTACTCCGCTGCAATTAAAAGCTTGCTGGATTTGGGTTGGAAGTGCCCTGAGCTTCTTTTCTAAGCCAGGAGAACAGGGCAAGCGGAGGGGAGGAGAAATTAAAAAGTCATTTGGGGAAGGGGATATTGCAGGTGGAATTTGGGAGTGGCTCTTTGGGGCAAGGAGTTGGAACTGCTTCCTTGATAGCGCAGCATCCAAGAACGGGAGACATCGCCCCAAGAGGCTGAATCTTCATTGTTCGTTGAAGACACATCTGGCTTCCATCTGGATGCTGAAGGTGCTGAAGATCTAATAGCCAGCTCTGTATTTGCACAGGTATGGCAAGGTGTCAGCACAGGTGCGCTGTGCCCATTTCTGAGCATCTGGAAGGCAGAAGGGGGTGAGAGAGAAGATCATGTTAGGGGCTAAGAGGTGCATGTAGAGAAGCTTGCTAAGCTCTTGTACGGAAGACGTAAAAGCACCAACAAATCCTCCGCCCTGGATCCAAGAATGAAGACCATGAATAAATAGTCTGCTCAGATAGGATACACATTTTGTCTCCACCTGTacccagggttccctctaagctgagtttgcatgagccgctcacagatttttagcctccacctcacacattttttgtctcagctcaggaaggatgacacaagaacacactcattgatgcagcagttcacaactgtaatgccagaagctcacaacatagaatttttgctcacaagactctgcagcttagagggaacattgcctgtaacTGCTTAAGTCTGTGCCTATGTAAGACAACATAAAGACCCTTTCCATCATTAAGAGCTTGTGGTCTCCTATTTAATGTTTTggacagaaggaagggagggagggagggagggaggaagggaggaagggaggaaggaagggagggagggagggagggagggaggaaggaaggaaggaaggaaggaaggaaggaaggaaggaaggaagggagggagggagggagggaggaaggaagggagggagggagggagggaggaaggaaggaaggaaggaaggaaggaaggaaggaaggaaggaaggaaggaaggaaaggagggagggagggaggaagggaggaaggaaggaaggaaggaaggaaggaaagaagggagggaggaaggaaggaaggaaggaagggagggaggaaggaaggaaggaaggaaggaaggaaaggagggagggaggaaggaaggaaggaaggaaggaaggaaggaaaggagggagggagggagggaggaaggaaggaaggaaggaaaggagggaggaagggaggaagggaagaaggaagggaagggaagtcaGCAAGATGACACGACAGCAAGGTGGTGCAGCACAAAACAGTaccgcaatacagcatcacagtacagtagcaGCAGAGCAGTAGCGGGGAGGTGGACCGATCAataaatagatgcccgctgcctcatccaaggACAtcgcagaacagctccattttgcaggccctacgaaaagccAGCAAGCCATGTAGGGCTGGGATATccattgggagctgattccaccaggtcgaggCCAAGACgaagaaagtcctggccctcatagaggcaagacgggcatctcttgggccggggactgtcagaagatcttgggaggccgaacgaagcgacctccggggcgtatatgggaggagacggatGGGCACAAGATGTGGGTGTCAAGTGGGAGGATCAAACGGGTGTCATGGTGACAGAAAGTGCCCGATCCCTCCCCTAAGcattcttcacacacacaccccgcacccCTTAATTTCTTTGCCCAGACCCTTCTCGCATACTTGTGTTCTGGATGTTGGTCATGGCGACACATTCGTAGGAGGAAATGGCGGTGCTGAGGCTGCGGCCGTCCCAGAGAGGCAAGCTGAGAGGGGATGCGTCGCTCCATTCCCAGACCATGTACTGAGGAGGgtgagagagaacataagaacataagagaagccatgttggatcaggccagttgcccatccagtccaacactctgtgtcacagaagaacataagagaagccatgtttgatcaggccaatggcccatccagtccaacactctgtgtcacaaaagaacataagaaaagccatgtttgatcaggccaatggcccatccaatccatcacttTGTGTcagaaaaacagaagagaagccatgttggatcaggccaatggcccatccagtccaacactctgtgtcaaataagaacataagagaagccatgttggatctggccaatggtccatccagtccaacactctgtgtcacagaagaacgtaagagaagccatgttggatcaggccagttgcccatccaggccaacactctgtgtcacagaagaacataagagaagccatgtttgatcaggccaatggcccatccagtccaacactctgtgtcacaaaagaacataagaaaagccatgtttgatcaggccaatggcccatccaatccatcactttgtgtcacagaagaacataagagaagccatgttggatcaggccaatggcccatccagtccaacactctgtgtcaaataagaacataagagaagccatgttggatctggccaatggtccatccagtccaacattctgtgtcacacaatggcccaaaaaaacccaggtgccatcaggaggtccaccagtgggcccaggacactagaagccttcacactgttgcccccccccaccccaagcaccaagaagacagagcatcactgccccagacataagaatgtaagagaagccatggtggatcaggccaatggcccatccagtccaacacctctgtcacataagaacataagagaagccatgttggatcaggccaatggcccatccagtccaacactctgtgtcacagaagaatataagagaagctatgttgtatcaggccaatggcccatccagtccaacactctgtgtcacacagtggccaaccccccccccccaaaaaaaaaacccaggtgtcatcaggaggtccatcagtggggccaggacactagaagctctcacactgttgcccctcaagttccaagaatacagagcatcacttgtcccagacagagagttccaatgaaaAGCTGTGGCTCAGAgctactaatggacctctgctccatatgcttatccaatcccctcttgaaactggctatgcttgtagctgtcatcacctcctttggcagtgaattctacagaAATATCTTGTGAGAAAAGGCAACAGAAGGAGAGAGAAGGCAAGCAGATCTCCAGTGATTCAGGACTTGGAGCATCTCTTCTGTAGGAAAAAGCTAACGATTTGGGGGCTTTTTCTTAATTTGAAGTCTGTTGAACAGGCCGGGAAACAAGAAGGCTATTTAAAAATTCTGAATGACTCAAGTCTGGGAAAATCGTTACTTTTTGCTGGTGGGGGGGCATCATCCAATAAAGTGACAAGCATATTTTGAGGACTGAGAGAAGGAATTAATGCTTCCCAGAGATGGTGGTCCCTTGGCGTAGGCTGGTGAACACTGATTGAAAAAGAAAAGAGGTCATGAAAGGTCTCCGAATGGGGCCAAATATTGAGGTATGACTCATTGGgatagcctagggttgccaggttagaatcatagaatcacagagttggaagtgacctccagggtcatctagtccaacccactgcacaatgcaggaaactcacaaatacctccacttAAAtttccccaaaattcacaggatcaccattgctgtcagatggccatctagccactgtttaaaaacctccaagaaaggagaacccaccacctcctgaggaagcatgttccacttaCGAATCCctctaatggccaggaagttcttcctaatacaatatagattcatagagttggaagggacatttagttcaaccccctgcacaatgcaaaaaactcacaaacacctcttcctaaattcacaagatctccattgctgtcagatggccatctagactctgtttaaaaacctccaagaaagaagagcccaccacctcccgaggaggaagactgttccactaatgaatccctctaacggtcaggaagttcttcctaatagaatataGATTCACAGAGTTGGTAGGGACCTCTAGGTAGATGACCCAGGTTggtaggtcatctagtccaactccctgcgcaatgcaggaaactcacaaatacctccccctaaattccccctaaattcacaggattacCATTGTTTTTacatggccatctaacctctgtttaaaacctccaaggaaggagagcccaccacctcccaaagaggaagcctgttccactgaggaatcgctctaatggtcaggaagttcttcctaatgttgagccggaaactcttttgatttaatttcaacccattggttctggttctaccttccggggacacagaagacaattccaccccatcctctaagacagcccttcaaggacttgaagatggtgatcctatcacctctcagtcacctcctctccaggctaaacatgcccagctccttcaacctttcctcataggacttggtctctagacccctcaccatcttcgtcgccctcctctggacctgttccagcttgtctatatccttcttaaaatgtggtgcccaaaactgaacacagtcctccaggtgaggtcttactagagcagagtaaagcgacaccatcacttcacgtgatctggacactatacctctgttgatttcaacccactggttctggtcctaccttctggggccacagaaaacaattccacaccgtcctctatatgacagcccttcaaggacttgaagatggtgatcctatcccctctcagccgcctcctctccaggctaaacatgcccaggttggaagctttgggggtggagccaggagaaggcggggtttggggaggggaggggccttggcaTGGCACAATGCCTGAGAGCTCactcttccaagcagccatttcctccaggggagctgatctctgccagctggagatcaagttgtaaaactgggagatctccaggccccagctggagtaaggtttccaagtccaattcaggaaatatctggggactttgggggcggagcctggagcaagggtgtgaccagcataattgaactccaaagggagttctgaccatcacatttaaagggactttttaaatgcctgccttccataggaaataatgaaggatagaggcaccttctttgggggctcatagaattggactccatggtccaatcttttcgaaacttgaggggtatttcggggagaggcattgggtgctatgctaaaaatttggtgcctctacctcaaaaaacagcctctccagagccccagataccagtggatcaattagctattataccctatgggaataagtccctcccctccccttgctttctgatgactttgaagggtggggaggacttccaaaccgggggatcccctgcctccacctggggattggcaatcctaacctggaggctggaaactgtGGCAAAGGGTCTTAAGTGGGGCACCTACCCCATTGTTGCGGGTGCCCTCCAGACCAACCCAGACGTTGCTGGCACTCTTGCTATTCAGGTAGGAGGCGACTATTTTCCCCTCATTTTGCGAAAGAAGAGAAGCCAGGTGAGCTTCGGGCCCGGAAGCTATGCCCTGACAGTTGACCtgcaaagagaagaaagaagcagTCACAGTTactgggtggaaagaaagcaactttaacttagattagattagattagataattttatttatatcccgccctccccgccggggcaggctcagggcggctaacagtaacagtaacattccattgtataaaaacaaggttacattcaacattaaaattctaatagatttaaaattaattacagttataaaagtgctaatgctattgctatttgttctttattatgatggcggtatcattagtacttaattttctacatcatcgaaagccagtcggaagaggaaagtcttgcaggccctgcggaattgttcaagatcccgcagggcccgcatttcctctggaagttggttccataagctcggggccacagaggagaaggcccgattgcgggtgcattgcaacttcacctctcttggtccggggatagtcagcaagttttttccagctgacctcagtgctctctggggttcatatagggagagacggtccctgaggtagacaggtcctcgaccataaactttaaatgcattctccaagcctctggctggcttgacttagaaaagtgatttaaagagacaaatgtcttctccaagccagctgacggggcggcg
This window encodes:
- the LOC132576681 gene encoding lithostathine-like, translating into MGQVVYLGLCLLSCLLLNPLVEGAQNGTVVEGRARCPPNVLYYKQFCYQFVNSYVSWHLAEVNCQGIASGPEAHLASLLSQNEGKIVASYLNSKSASNVWVGLEGTRNNGYMVWEWSDASPLSLPLWDGRSLSTAISSYECVAMTNIQNTNAQKWAQRTCADTLPYLCKYRAGY